One Pigmentibacter ruber genomic window, TTGTAAATTTATTAGAGTAACTTTGAGTATAAAAATCTAAATTCCAAAGAATAGATTGATCTAACATTAGACTAGGTATATTTGGAAGAAACATTAAAGTTTTATTTTTATCTTTTAATTCTTTATCATGAAAGTAACTAATCTCTCCTAGGTGAGGTTTTGATAAACCTGCTAGTATTTTTAAGAGTGATGTTTTTCCTATTCCATTTGGGCCTGTTATAGTAATTTTTTCTTGCGATAAAATGGATAAATTAAATTTAGAAATTAAAGGCTTGTTTCCCATTCTAATTTCTAAATTATCACATTTTAAATATAAAGACATTGGTCAAATTTTATCTTTCTTCAGCTTCATTTTGCAAGGAAATAGTATCCAAAATGGTAAATGATGAACCATGTGTTTCCATAATACCTGCTTGTTTAAAATCCGCTATTGCGCGACTAACAGTTTCAGGTGTGACATCTGCTAGTTCTGCAATATCACGCCGATTTAATGGCGGTTCGAAACTTTGTGCACCTTCATCAGCAAATAAATTATAAAGCTCATAAATAACGGAAGCAACCCTATTCTTAGCGGGACGATATAAGTCTGATTCAATCCGTTTTTCTAGTCTTGCGAGTTCGTAACAAAAGATTTTCATAAATTGTAATGATACAATTGGGCTTCTTTGAATTAGATCCAAAACTATGGTTTTTTCTATCGAAAAAACTTCACTGTCTTTTAATGCTACGGAGGTTCTACTGTATTTAAATTCACCAAAGACTTCCCTAATACCGACAATTTGTCCAGCGCGCACAATGCGTGTTATGACGCTTTCACCTTCTTGGCTTTCGCGTACAATTTTTAAGCATCCATTTGCAACACCATAAATAGATCTTGGCGTATCACCAGAGATAAAAAGGTTTTGACCCTTTTTTAATCTAATAATTGAAGAGTTTTCTTGAAATCGATGTAGATCCTCATCTGAAAGGGATGGAAAAAGCCTACGTAAAGTGTAAGTTCCCCTAGATTTTCTTTCCATTCTTAAAGCTCCGATGGCAAAACCTTAGCAAGGTCCGAGTCTATTGCATCTCGTATGTTTTTTAAGTCAGGTTGTGGTTTTGATTTGACCCCATTCACAATGACGGCAAAAGCAACCCAATCCCCGTTTTTAAGTCGACTATAGCCTCCAAGAGCTGATACATGCACAGGTTCTGTTAGAGTCCCTGTTTTTCCTCTTAATCTTCCTTGTAAATGCTTTTCTGTTGGAGAGGTAAATCTTCTTTTTAGCGAACCTTCATCACCAACAATTGGTAAAGCATTTATATACGCTGGAAAAGCTCTACCACTAAAATACATATGATCCAATAAAGAAATAATATCTCTTGCAGAAAGACGATTATTGGGAGTTAAACCACTTCCGCTTTCGATTATTAGTGTTGAATTTTGATTTTGATTTGAATCCCAAGTTGAGTTTTTTA contains:
- a CDS encoding Crp/Fnr family transcriptional regulator; the protein is MERKSRGTYTLRRLFPSLSDEDLHRFQENSSIIRLKKGQNLFISGDTPRSIYGVANGCLKIVRESQEGESVITRIVRAGQIVGIREVFGEFKYSRTSVALKDSEVFSIEKTIVLDLIQRSPIVSLQFMKIFCYELARLEKRIESDLYRPAKNRVASVIYELYNLFADEGAQSFEPPLNRRDIAELADVTPETVSRAIADFKQAGIMETHGSSFTILDTISLQNEAEER